A region of Stegostoma tigrinum isolate sSteTig4 chromosome 3, sSteTig4.hap1, whole genome shotgun sequence DNA encodes the following proteins:
- the LOC125451216 gene encoding chondroitin sulfate synthase 3 — translation MQQLFYENYEHNKKGYIQDLRNSKIHNAITLHPNKRPDYQYRLHNYLLTRKVSELRHRTIQLHRESVSMSKLSNTEVHKEDQQLGMMPSFMRFQPRDRNEVLEWEFLTGKHLFSMVETQIPRQGINSALRAALDDTIMQVMEMINWNSKTRGRVIEFKEIQYGYRRVNPMHGAEYIMDLLLLYKKHKGRKVTVPVRRHAYIQQSFSKAFMKEAEELDARELAESINSDSQSFSFLSNSLKIFSPFQFTETTKELKQRNDQKVHILVPLTGRYETFVRFMENFEKTCLIPNQNVKLVILLFNSDPNSDKGKHMELMRELNLKYPKADMTILPMKGEFSRGLALEMGASSFHNNSLLLFCDIDLIFTLDFVQRCRDNTIQGEQVYFPVIFSQYDPKIVYGSNPVNDNNFVFTKKTGFWRDYGFGIVCIYKSDLLHVGGFDTSIQGWGLEDVDLFAKVISVGLNAFRSQEIGVVHVYHPVHCDPNMDPKQYKMCLGSKASTFGSAMQLAELWLEKHLNGGYNRTMS, via the coding sequence ATGCAGCAATTGTTCTATGAAAACTATGAGCACAACAAGAAAGGATACATTCAGGATTTGCGTAACAGCAAGATTCATAATGCGATAACACTCCACCCAAATAAAAGGCCTGATTATCAGTATAGACTACATAACTATTTGTTGACTCGTAAAGTTTCAGAACTACGTCATCGAACCATTCAGCTGCATCGAGAAAGTGTTTCTATGAGCAAACTCAGTAACACTGAAGTTCACAAGGAGGATCAGCAACTTGGAATGATGCCATCCTTTATGCGCTTCCAGCCTCGTGACAGGAATGAGGTTCTTGAATGGGAATTCCTTACTGGGAAGCACCTTTTTAGCATGGTTGAAACACAAATTCCTCGTCAGGGTATCAACAGTGCACTCCGTGCAGCACTGGATGACACTATAATGCAAGTTATGGAGATGATCAATTGGAACTCTAAGACCAGAGGACGTGTGATCGAATTTAAAGAAATTCAATATGGCTATCGCAGAGTTAATCCAATGCATGGAGCAGAATACATTATGGATCTGTTGCTACTTTATAAGAAACATAAGGGGAGAAAGGTGACTGTTCCTGTGAGACGCCATGCCTACATTCAACAGTCTTTCAGTAAAGCATTCATGAAGGAAGCTGAAGAACTTGATGCTAGAGAGCTTGCAGAGAGCATAAACAGTGACTCTCAgtctttctctttcctttcaaACTCACTGAAGATCTTCTCGCCATTCCAATTCACAGAGACCACAAAAGAGCTTAAACAACGAAATGACCAAAAAGTTCACATCCTTGTTCCTCTCACTGGAAGGTATGAGACATTTGTCCGGTTCATGGAGAACTTTGAGAAGACTTGCCTTATTCCAAATCAGAATGTAAAACTAGTCATATTGTTGTTCAATTCTGATCCAAACTCAGATAAAGGCAAGCACATGGAGTTAATGAGAGAGCTTAACCTTAAATATCCTAAAGCAGATATGACTATTCTCCCTATGAAAGGGGAGTTTTCAAGAGGCCTAGCACTAGAAATGGGAGCTTCTTCATTTCATAATAACAGTTTGCTGCTCTTCTGTGATATTGATTTAATATTTACTCTAGACTTTGTGCAAAGGTGTAGGGACAATACAATTCAGGGAGAACAGGTTTATTTTCCTGTAATCTTTAGTCAGTATGACCCAAAAATAGTTTATGGCAGCAATCCAGTAAATGATAATAACTTTGTTTTCACAAAAAAGACCGGTTTTTGGCGGGATTATGGATTTGGAATAGTTTGCATATATAAAAGTGATTTATTGCATGTTGGTGGGTTTGATACCTCCATTCAGGGCTGGGGCCTAGAAGATGTGGACCTTTTTGCAAAAGTGATCTCTGTTGGCTTGAATGCCTTTAGAAGCCAAGAAATTGGTGTTGTCCATGTTTACCACCCTGTTCACTGTGATCCCAATATGGATCCTAAGCAATACAAGATGTGCCTAGGGTCCAAAGCAAGTACGTTTGGATCAGCAATGCAGTTGGCAGAACTCTGGCTTGAAAAACATCTAAATGGTGGCTACAATAGAACTATGTCCTGA